A single genomic interval of Hydractinia symbiolongicarpus strain clone_291-10 chromosome 8, HSymV2.1, whole genome shotgun sequence harbors:
- the LOC130654571 gene encoding cyclin-dependent kinase 1-like produces the protein MASEQRLEAYQKIEKIGEGTYGVVYKARDRTTNEFVALKKIRLECDDEGCPSTAVREISILKELRHHPFIVELLDVIHQSGKLYLVFEFLLMDLKKYIDTVGGPIDKALVKSYTYQICSGIEFCHEHRIIHRDLKPQNLLIDSKGLIKLADFGLGRAFGIPVRAYTHEVVTLWYRCPEVLLGGKRYSCGIDTWSIGCIFAEMVNRKPIFQGDSEIDEIFKIFQIMGTPTNEIWDGVEDLPEYKSVFPKWKQQNLQKLLPSLDPAGIDLLQKFLIYNPAQRISARKAMKHPYFFDFDPSTLPKVPEDL, from the exons ATGGCAAGTGAGCAAAGACTTGAGGCTtaccaaaaaattgaaaaaataggaGAAG gGACTTATGGTGTTGTTTATAAAGCTAGAGATCGCACTACAAATGAATTTGTTGCTTTGAAGAAGATAAGACTGGAGTGTGATGATGAAGGTTGTCCATCAACGGCAGTAAGAGAAATATCCATACTGAAAGAACTCAGGCATCACCCTTTCATTGTAGA actGCTTGACGTTATTCACCAATCTGGAAAATTATATTTGGTGTTCGAATTTTTGTTAATGGAtctcaaaaaatatattgataCAGTTGGTGGACCTATTGACAAAGCTTTAGTTAAG AGTTACACTTATCAAATCTGCAGTGGCATAGAGTTTTGTCATGAGCATCGTATAATCCACAGAGATTTGAAACCACAAAATTTGTTAATTGATTCGAAAGGATTAATAAAGCTTGCCGATTTTGGTCTTGGTCGAGCTTTTGGAATCCCTGTTAGAGCCTATACACAtgag GTTGTGACATTGTGGTACAGGTGTCCTGAAGTATTGCTGGGAGGTAAAAGATACTCTTGTGGCATTGACACTTGGAGTATTGGATGCATTTTCGCAGAAATGGTAAACAGGAAACCAATATTTCAAGGAGATTCAGAAATTGATGAAATCTTCAAAATTTTCCA AATAATGGGCACGCCTACCAACGAAATATGGGATGGTGTAGAAGATCTTCCGGAATATAAATCGGTGTTTCCTAAATGGAAACAACAAAATCTACAAAAGCTTTTGCCATCTTTGGATCCTGCAGGAATTGACTTGCTACAG AAATTTTTAATCTATAATCCTGCCCAACGTATATCAGCCAGAAAAGCCATGAAGCATCCttacttttttgattttgatccATCAACTTTACCAAAAGTACCAGAAGACCTGTAG
- the LOC130654572 gene encoding oligosaccharyltransferase complex subunit ostc-B-like yields MEALYSIPFQFLELPNLKLKKPSWIKAPSAMVVFSLVLLSYFLVTGGIIYDVIVEPPSIGSTTDEHGNSKPVAFMPYRVNGQYIMEGLAASFLFTVGGLGYIIIDKANGPGLPKLNRFLLLFFGFLCVIVPFFMCRLFMRMKLPGYLTTY; encoded by the exons ATGGAGGCACTATATAGTATACCATTTCAGTTTCTAGAACTGCCTAATCTTAAACTGAAGAAACCGTCATGGATAAAGGCTCCTTCGGCAATGGTTGTCTTCTCATTAGTACTTCTATCATATTTTCTGGTGACTGGGG gtatTATCTATGATGTAATTGTGGAACCACCTAGTATTGGCTCGACTACAGATGAACATGGAAACAGCAAACca GTTGCATTTATGCCTTACCGTGTAAATGGACAGTACATCATGGAAGGGCTTGCTGCAAGTTTTCTGTTTACTGTTGGTGGATTGGGTTACATCATCATAGACAAAGCTAACGGCCCAGGATTACCGAAATTAAACAGattcttgttgttgttctttGGATTTCTCTGTGTCATTGTGCCCTTCTTCATGTGTAGACTGTTTATGAGAATGAAATTACC GGGCTACTTAACTACCTATTAA